Within Flavobacteriales bacterium, the genomic segment TTGTGTACATTAACATGCTTTTTTACGGAAGTGATTTTTTTCCGTTTGTGGCAATAAAATCGGTTACATTAAACTCGCATGGCAATCAAGAAATCCGAATTGTATAGTTCCCTCTGGAAAAGCTGCGACGAGCTTCGCGGAGGCATGGACGCTTCCCAGTATAAAGATTATGTCCTGACCCTTCTCTTTGTTAAATATGTGTCAGACAAGTACG encodes:
- a CDS encoding SAM-dependent DNA methyltransferase → MAIKKSELYSSLWKSCDELRGGMDASQYKDYVLTLLFVKYVSDKYADADGLVVIPRGGSFQDMVESKGKGDIGDRINKTIAVLA